In a genomic window of Vicinamibacterales bacterium:
- the rfbC gene encoding dTDP-4-dehydrorhamnose 3,5-epimerase, which translates to PTRFEQVNQSRSERGVIRGLHFQWDPPQGKLMRVVSGRAFMVAVDIRPGSPTLGKHVSLEASGEEPVLFWAPASFARGFAVLSDIAEIEYFCTATYNPAAESGIRWDDPAIGIEWPVGEANLSAKDAGAQKLADWLKRTEADVLRRAAPGGR; encoded by the coding sequence CCGACCCGGTTCGAGCAGGTGAACCAGTCGCGCTCCGAGCGCGGCGTCATCCGCGGGCTGCACTTCCAGTGGGATCCCCCCCAGGGCAAGCTGATGCGGGTGGTCTCGGGCCGGGCGTTCATGGTCGCCGTGGACATCCGCCCGGGCTCACCAACGCTGGGCAAGCATGTGTCGCTCGAGGCGTCCGGCGAGGAGCCGGTCCTGTTCTGGGCGCCGGCTTCGTTCGCTCGCGGGTTCGCCGTCCTCAGCGATATCGCCGAGATCGAGTACTTCTGCACGGCGACCTACAACCCGGCCGCGGAGTCGGGCATCAGGTGGGATGACCCGGCGATCGGGATCGAGTGGCCCGTCGGGGAGGCGAACCTGTCGGCGAAGGACGCGGGTGCGCAGAAATTGGCGGACTGGCTCAAGCGCACCGAGGCCGACGTCTTGCGTCGTGCGGCACCCGGGGGCCGTTGA